The nucleotide window TTTTCTTCCTTGTATTTGATTAACTAACAGTGGTTCATCAATTAGATTTGCATTGAGTCTTCTAAGTTGATGTGATGTGAAAAATCGTTGTCTGTCTTGATTAACCCATCCCCAATTATTTTTATCATTAACATGCTGAAATGCTCGTATTAATGATTTTCTAGAATAATCAAATACTTTATCATCTAATGTCAAATTTTCTCTTGTTTTAAGATAATTGATAATAAATTGATTTGCCTCTGGAGTAATGCAAGTATAATAATCTCTGTTCCTTTTTACACGAACAAAATGAAATGTTGGTACAAGTTCTTTATCACCATCTACTTCATCCAACACTTGTTCAATATTTATATCACTAATGTCTTTATGTATTTCAATTCCTTTAACTCCTTTAATATATTCTTCTATTGTAAATTCTCTTGCTTCAGCAGAACCTGAACCACTAACCATACAAAAAAGAAATAATGCACGATTTTTAATACTAGTTGTTGTCTCTATAGCTTTTTGAACATGTTCTTTCTTTGGGACTTCTTCAAATGATATTTCAGTATCATATGGGACATTAGGTTTTCCAAGTTGAGGTATCGTAATATCGCATTCTGCATAAAAGAAGGTAATATCACTCATTTTTGTACTTACTGTTTTATTAGAATATTTTTCTTTATGCAAATAATTCCTATATTCAACAAGTCTTCGTTTAACACTTCTTTTTGATTCTCTCACATTTTCTTCTTCTTCATCTTCTGCTTCTTGAATTAATTCTTCAATTGACATATTAAAGTAATCACAATATCCAGTTAAACTTGTTAAATATCCTCCAATTGTACTTTCATTACTTAAGTTCCTATTTGTTGTAAAATCTTGGAAAAGTTGGGAATTTTTTATTTCTTCTCTTAATTTTGGATTAAGTAATGGTCTTAAGTCAGATTGGGGTAATGTAATTCTTTCTCGCCTATAAAATGCTCGCACTGTTTTCATTCTACTTCTTACAGTTTTTGGTGCATATCCTTCTTCAGTTAAGAATTTTTCATGATTATCTAATCTTTTTGTAATTTTTCTTTCTGAAATAGGTTTATCTGATTTCTCTTCATTTTTTGCTTCTTTTAATAAATCTGATAAAGTTTCATCTTGACTATAGCAATAAATTGCTAAATGTGTAATTTGGGTTACTTCACTACTTTTAGTAAGGTCAGAACTTTCAATATATTCTATAACTGGTTGATACTGTTTTACAAATTCTTTATATTTATCATATTTCTCTCCATCTTCCAGTCTTAATTTTTTACTTGCCATGATTTACATTTTGGTAGTTTTATTATATATACTATTGGGACACACTATCAAGTCACTATATGATGCAATGGGAAAAACTAACAAATGATTACTTTAAAATAATATCATCAATAGGACTTATTCTCATAATACTAGGTGTAGTTAACATCCGATTTATGAACTTCGGATTTGGAGTACTAATTGCAGTAGCAATCCTATACTTCCTAAGAAATCGAAACCTAAAAAAACAAAACAAATAAAAAAAAACTAATTTTCAACTCTTTTTCTCTTTTTTTCTATATTATTCAAAAGATTTATTTTCTGAAAAAAAAAAGAATTATATTTAAGAGTAAATCTTATGAAGTTTTTTTTTAAATTCATGTAGATTATATCCTGATGATTAATGGAGGGAATTAATTATGAATGAAATGAATATTTTAGCATGTTATCTTTTAATAGGATTAGCAGTGTCAGTTTTCAATGCTTTTTTTGTTTTAAAACCATTTTACAAGTGGATTAATCGTAATATAAAAGAAGATTTTTATGATGAAACTAAAAGTCCAGCATTTGATTTTGATGTTATTAATGGAAAATATGGAGTATTATTAAATCTATTTTTTGGATTTTTACCTTTTATTTTGATAGGCTTTGTGTTATCTGCATTTTTAACATCACATTATGAATATTTATATGGTTTAGTGATAATTGGGTCAATGTTTTTAGTTCTATTTATTTTGTGCCATAGAGATCATGTATTTTCTCAGCCAAATTTTAATGATAAAACTATTGAAAAGCCATCATTTTCAGATATTTTTATTTTAACTCTTAAAGGTCGTGTATATTCTCATCCAAACTTTAGTGCAGAAAATATTGAAAAAATCCATTTTACTGAAAATAAGTATTCATTTGTATTTTCTATGATTATATCAATGTTTTTAACTGTTGCTTTAACATTATCTGGAATAACTAATCTTATTGAAACAGGTGAGGTTAAGTATTTAATATGGTGTATTGTAACTTTTGTATTTATATTAATGATTCTTTTTGTAGATAAAGTGGATAATTTAGTTCCTATAAATTTACATAAACGTTTAAATTTTTTATCTTTTGAACTTTCACTTGTAATTATAGTTTCTATAATGGGAAGAATGCTTTAATTTTCACCTTCCTTTTTCTTATTTTTTAGATACTCAAAAGATTTATTTCTGAAAAAAAAAGAATTATATCTAAGAGTAAAACTTATGAAGCTTTTTTAAATTCTGGAGGATTACATTCAGATTAATTAAATAAAAGAAGGAGTTGGTATTATTAATTTAGGAGATTTAAGTTTTTATTTATATTTCATAGGTTTGGGAGCAGTATTTTTAAATGATATGTATTGTTTAAAGCCTTTTTATAAGTGGATTAATCGTAATATAAAATCAGATTTCTATGATGAAGATTATAATCCAGATAGTTTTTATTCTGTTAGAGGTAAGTATAGTTTATTTATAAATCTTTTTTTCGGATTTTTACCTTTTATTGTAATAAGCCTTATTTTACCATTAATATTTATTCCAAATAATTTTGTATTGCAATTAACATTATTTTTTGCTATGATGTTTTTCATTCTTTTTGTATTATGTCATAGAGATCATGTATTTTCTCTTCCAGATCTTGATAATGGAATAACTGCTGAGGAGATACATTTTAGTGAAGATAAGTATCCTATTATTTTTACTATGTTAATGTGTGTACCACTTGCATTTTTCTGTGCATTTTTTGGTATAGGAAATTTTTTTATTTCTCATAATATGATGTTTATTAGTTCATCTATTCCAAAGATTATTGGTATAGTGATGCTTTTTTATATTGATGTGGTTGATAAGATATTGCCTATTAATTTACATAAGATGCGAAATTTTTTAATTTATAGTGTTGCTGTTATAGTAATTAGTTTTTTAATATGAAATTATATTATAATAGTTTCACTTTTTTTCTTATTTTTTTTATTATTTTTTAGTTATAAGTTTTAACTTATAAGTTATTAGTAAGTAGAATTAACTTTTTTTCTTTAATTTTTGCATGTAAAAAAATGGTAATGTTTTAAAAAAAGGGTTTGTGGGGGGGGAGAAGATATTGTTTTTGTGCTTATATTTTTTCGTCTTCGTCAAGTGCAAGTCTCATTGTATCTGAGTCTTGTGGCATGTAGTAGAGGAAGTCTTCTGCTGCTCTTCTTACATCTGATGATCCGATGATGTATCTTCCTGCAATAATAATGTCTGCACCGTTTTCGAGTGCTGTTGTTACTTTTTCAGGTGTTACTCCACCAGCTACTGCGATTAATCCTCTTTCTCCGAGTTTGGATTTGATTTCTTTGATGTTTCCCCATTCGGATTGTTGTTCGTTATCGTTGTCTCTCATTGTTTCTGAGTCGATGTTTCTGTGTAAGAGAACTATGTTTGGTTTTAATTTGAGTTGTTCAAGTTTTGCTGGAATATCTGATACGTTCATCATATCAAGTATTGAGTATATTCCTTGTTTGCTACATTCATGGATAGCTTTTTCTATTGATTCGTTTGTTCCAAGTCCTGAGATTGCTACAGCATCTGCTGTTTCATCTGCTGCCATTTTAACTTCTACTCTTCCAACATCTAATGTTTTAAGATCTGCAATAATGAATGCTCCAGGTCTTTCTTCTCTTATTTTGCTTATGATTTCTACACCGAATTTTTTAACTAGTGGTGTACCTGCTTCTATAAGTATTCTTTCACGTTTTGGTAATGCACGAATTATGCTACGCATTTTATCTTCATTATCAAGGTCAAGAGCTACTTGTAGGTATGGTGGGTTCCATAATTTCATTGCTTTGAATCCCATAATTGGATGTGTTCCTCTGTCTTTTTCTGCTAATACTTTGTCAACTGATGGGTATCCTTCAAGTGCACGTTTTATTGCAAGTTTGGTTGCTCCATAGTTGTATTGGTATATTTTACGGTAGTCTTTTGCTGATGGGTCAATAAATACATTTACCATTAATACAAGGTCATCTACCATGTCTTTTGGTATGATTTCTTCTTCTACTGCATCAGCTACTGCTCGTCCTACTGCTGTTTGTGCAGGACCAAAGATTTTACTTACATCATCAAGGTTTTGTACTGTTACTTTTGGTACAATTAATGTTGCAGGTTTTGTTGCAAGGTTTGGTCTTATTACTGCAAGAAGTGGTGTGTGTCCTACTGACATACTTGCCATGTTGTTTGCAAATGCTGTTCCTACAGGTCCTTTTTTATCACCAATAACTAAGTCGATGTGTGCTAATTCAGGTCCATCTCCAATTAAAGCTTCTCCAATTTCATACATGTGTTATATTCTCCATTAAATTCCTATAATAATTTATTTAAATTCAAATAGATAATTTTAAAAAAAATTACTTGCCCCTCTTTTGTAAATAAAAAAAGAGTATTGTTATATATTATTATATTAGTATTTTTTTAATTATTAAATTTATGTTTTAAAAATTATTTATTTAATTATAAATTTAAATAAAATCAATTTATAATAAAGATTATCTTATTAGATAATAAAACTAGAATAAATAGGTTTTAAAATCCTTTTTATCATATGGTAATTAGGATGTGAAATTAGTTAAAATTAATATATTAATAGAAAAAGAAATATTTAATTAACATTTTATTTAAAAAATATTTGGGGAGTTTAAGATTAAATGAAGATTGATACACATATTCACAGTAAGTTTTCTAAGGATTCTATAATGCCACTTGAGGATATTATTAAATATAGTAGAATTGAAAATCTAGAAGCTATAGCAATATCTGATCATGATGAAATTGGGGTAATTGAGGCAATAAAGAATGTTGAACATGAGGGTATTATTGTAATACCAGCAGAAGAGGTAAGTACAACTAAGGGTCATATTGTAGCTCTTGGAATTAGTGAATATATTAAGCCTCTTCAAACACCACAGGAGACTGTTGATCAAATTCATGACAATGGTGGGGTAGCTATTGCTGCACATCCATACTGTTATTATCGTAGTGGTGTTGGTGATATTGTAAGAGATCTTGATGTTGATGCTATGGAAACTAAGAATTCAAGATTTATTCTTGGTATGTCAAATTATATGAGTAAAGTTGTATCACAAAAGTATGATATTCCAGCTATTGGTGCAAGTGATGCACATTTTATTGAGGGAATTGGTAGTTGTTATACAGAAATTCCACAGGCAGATAGTGTTGATGAAATCTTAAAGTATATCAAAAAAGGCATGACAAAAGCTTGTGGAATAAGAACTCCTATGAAGGCTATTATTCGTGAAGTTATAAGAAAAAAAGGACATAGAACTAAGCCAAAAACAGAATAAAAAAAAATGAAAAATTGGATGAATAATTTAATTTTTCTAAAAAAAATCTTCTAATCTTTTTTTTTATTATAATTATTCATCTTTAATTACTGGTGGATAGAATTTATCTGCAATAAATGTTGGAAGTATTGCACTAAGTACTAAAACTCCTGTAAGAATACTGTAAATTTCACTACTTATAATATGATTATTAAGTCCATATAATGCTGCTACAAGACCAAATGTAAGTCCTGTTGAAAGTATAAGACTTATAAACATGTGATTGTCATCAAGATTGTGTGATATTACAGGATATGCACCAATAAATTTTGATACTACACGTACTATGAAGATTGCAAGGAACACTCCTATTGATCCCATTATTATGGGTATTGATACTTTCATTCCTCCAACTATAAAGAATATTGGTGTTATTACACTAAATGCTACTGTTTGAAGTCTTTTTAGCATGTTGTTTTTGTTGTCATAGCTAAATGGTTTTGCAAGTAGTGCTCCTAGTATGAATACAAATAGTAGTGCTTGTCCTCCACCAACATTTGCAAGAAATATCAATGCTGTTATTAGAAGAAATATATATTTAATTTCTAACTCATTTTTCTGCATTGAATATTTACGACTTTCAAATAATTTATTTGAAAATTTATATGCAACACATAATATTATAACAGATAAAACAATGAATATCAGTGTGTTAATATCTGGCTTCATAAATAGTATACTTAATGCTAATGCAGTTGCAATATTTATAAGAAATGTAGATCCCATAAGTATTGTACCAATTGTTTTTGATGATAAACTACGACTTAAAATCACAGAATATACAATTGCAATAGATGTTTCACTAAGTGCTACTGCAACAAGTAGTGATGATGTTAAATCCCACTTAAGCATCATATAACAAAGTATTAGTACACATATAAATGATAAACCAAACGATCCTATAGCTGTAAATAGGCATGTTTTAAAGTTATCTTTAACTATTTCAAAGTCAATTTCTGTTCCTGCAAGGAATGTTAAGACCATTCCACCAATTGATGCTATATATAACATCCATGGTTCAACTTGTAAAATTCCCAGATTTCCTGCAATAATACCAACTACTATTTCAACAATAGATACTGAAATTCCAAATTTTACTGAAATACAACTTGCAAGAAGTATTAGCACGGCAAGAATTACTGGGAAATAATCTGCTGTTATAATAAATAAAACCTCCCTTTAAATTAATTCAATCTAAAAAAAATAATATTTTTTCCTTAATAAAAGATATTTTCAATAATAATCCTTTGTATGTATAAATTTCTATTAAAAATCTTATTTATATCTTAAATCAATAAAAAAAGTGGTAATTAAGGGGAGTTTAAGTTTTAATCAAATATTGTTAATTGAAAGGTGTATTCACCAATAATTTTTTTTGATGTGTATGTGTTTTTATATTCATTATCTGTTTCATTAAGTATGATATGTGTCATATTTCTATATTCATATGAAAAAATGAAGTTATGTGTATATGAATGTATTGTTTTATTAATTTCAGATACATGGTGTGTTTTATCTTCATTTTCATCTATCTTATATGCAAGGTTTTCAAGAGGTGATGTATCATAATTGGATCTACTATCAAGAATTTCAAGTACATCACCAGGTGTGTTTATCTTAGTGTTACTTTCAACACCACCCATCTGACCATAAATAAATACACTAAACATGACAACAACTGCTAAAATCACAATTGCAAATATCATATCATAAACTAAAAAATATCCCTTCCTATTCATAACGAGCTTTTATACTGGCTACAATTTTATCTTTTTTTGCAATAGCATCCCTTGTTTTTTCATCAATAATACGTGATGATTCATCAAAATCATTATCTGTTAACTCATCAATAATCTTCTTAATAGGAGTATATGCAGCTTCCCTAAATTTAGGTTTAAGAACTTCCATACTGCCATCAGCATCTTTAATGTAGGTTTTTTGTGTATCTGTAATTTTTCCAATAACATCTGTTTTAATATTATTATCATTTAAAAGATTCATAACATTCATGTATTCATCCTTATCTACTATAATCATAAGTGAATCAATAGATACACCAAATGGGTCAATTTTAAGATCATCAAGCATACTGAGAACTTTAGGTTCAATAAGATTAAGGATATTTTCACGATAAAGTTCTATACCAAGCTTTGTTGTCTTATTAATTTCATTAGCATCACCATTAATACCACCATTTGTAATGTCTGTCATTGCATGAATAGCACTACTATTTGGATATTCATTAAGAAGTTTTGCAGCTTTTATGAAATCAACATTCATTGTACATTCAATAACATCAGGGTAATTATTATAGATTGATGTTGTTGTAATTGTTCCACCACCAGATCCCTGTGTCATAAGAATAATATCACCCTTTTGTGACTGATTTCTTGCAGTTGGCATCTTATCTGATGATCCAACAGCACCAACAGCACCTGTAAGTCTGTCACCAAGAACCATATCTCCACCAATACGAAGTGTACTACCAGATATTAATGGTACATCAGTTAACTCTGATACTGCACAAATTCCTGCAGTAAAATCAAGAATTTTACCAATATCTCCATCATCTGCAAGGTGAATATCACTTATAAGTCCCACTGGATTTGCTCCCATTACACAGACATCACGTAGTGTTGCACGTGCTGTGTGAAATCCTGCAAGAAATGGATAATCTCCTAGTCTTGAATGTATTCCATCTATTGCTGTTGTTATGTAGTATGTATCATCTACTTTTATTACTCCACCATCATCTTGTTGTGTTGGATCTACTATTGAATCCGTCTTTGTATTTTCAATAATTTCTGCAATTTTACTATGAACATAGAAATCTCCAACTCCTCTTGATCCTACACCAAATTCTCCCATTTTAATGTTTGTATGTGGATATTGCATTAAATCCTCAATTTGTGTTGTATCTATGTTTTGTGTTGTTTTAATTTCATCATATACTACATTTGCAAGTTTTAATGCTTTATCATCTGGTATGTTTTTGTAGTATTTGAGAATTTCTGTAAGCTTTTCTATTGTTTCATCTTTATCTTTGTTAATGTTTGATCTAACAAATTCTTCTATATCCATAATTATTACCACTATTATTTGTAATACATTTAACATAAAATTGTATGATTATTGTTTTTGTATAAAACTCATACATATTATTTACTAAATATATAAAACATTTCTATTAAAAATAATTCAAAAAATAAATTAGAAAGATAAAAAAAATAGTGAAGGGGAAAAATTCCAATATTTATTCTATAAGATTAACAAAACGTCTAAGAATTTCAAGACCATTAGCACCACTCTTTTCAGGGTGGAACTGAAGAGCATGAACATTGCCACGACCAATAGCAACAGGAACATCATGACCATAATTAGTATAAGCTGTAATAAGATCTTTATCTTCAGGATCAATATAGTATGAATGAACAAAATACATATACTTATCATCACAGCCACGAAGCAGTTCACAATTATTAGATTCTGTGTCATTAACTCTTATCTGATTCCAGCCCATGTGAGGAATTTTATAGTCTGCTGGAAGATCAAAACGTTTAACACTACCTTTAAATATGTTAAGACCCTCAATATTCTCTGTTTCTTCACTTTCAGAAAAAAGCATATGAAGACCAAGACAAATACCAAGAAGAGGCTTATCATCTGCAATATGATCAAGAACAATATCCTTATATTCAATAAGATTGTTCATAACAGCACCAAATGCACCAACACCAGGAAGAATAATTGCATCAGCATCAGCAATAGTCTTCTTATCTGATGAAACAACAGTATCTGCACCTATCTTTTTAAATCCATTGTGAATACTACGGATATTTCCACTACCATAGTCCATAATTACTATATTACTAATAAAAATACATCTCCTTATATTTAGTTTTTATTTTTCAAGTGTTTGACTTACACGTTCATAATCTTTAAGATTTCTAAATGACTTTGTAGCATCAATACCCATCTTAGTTGTAGTACCATCAGCTTCAGATACAGGATCAAGTGATGAACCACGAGCCTTAGGAATAATAATTACATCATCATCTGCTTTAACACGTGTTGCAATAGCATATTCAACATCATTAGGATCAAAGATGTCAATATCATCATCTACAATAACACAATGCTTTAATGATGGATGAGCAGAAAGTGCTGCCATAAGAACATTCTTTGCATCTCCTTCTGTCTGCTTTTTAATAGAAACAACAGCATGAAGCCAACAACATCCACCCTCTGTAAGAACAACATTCTGTACTGTTGCAAGAGTATTTTTCACACTATTATATATACGTGGCTCCTGTGGAAGACCCTGAAGAAGCTTATGTTCATTACCAGCAGGGAGAATTGCATGATAATATGCATCATCTTTAAAGTGCATACGACTTAATTTAATAACAGGTTCATCACGTATTTTATCATATGTATCTGTAAGATCAACAAATGGTCCTTCTGATTTTCTTTCATTTGGAAGAATCTTACCTTCAAGGAGAATTTCACACTCTGGTGCCTGAATATCTACAGTTTCACAGTTAACTAGTGT belongs to Methanosphaera sp. and includes:
- a CDS encoding cation:proton antiporter, producing the protein MLILLASCISVKFGISVSIVEIVVGIIAGNLGILQVEPWMLYIASIGGMVLTFLAGTEIDFEIVKDNFKTCLFTAIGSFGLSFICVLILCYMMLKWDLTSSLLVAVALSETSIAIVYSVILSRSLSSKTIGTILMGSTFLINIATALALSILFMKPDINTLIFIVLSVIILCVAYKFSNKLFESRKYSMQKNELEIKYIFLLITALIFLANVGGGQALLFVFILGALLAKPFSYDNKNNMLKRLQTVAFSVITPIFFIVGGMKVSIPIIMGSIGVFLAIFIVRVVSKFIGAYPVISHNLDDNHMFISLILSTGLTFGLVAALYGLNNHIISSEIYSILTGVLVLSAILPTFIADKFYPPVIKDE
- the hisH gene encoding imidazole glycerol phosphate synthase subunit HisH encodes the protein MDYGSGNIRSIHNGFKKIGADTVVSSDKKTIADADAIILPGVGAFGAVMNNLIEYKDIVLDHIADDKPLLGICLGLHMLFSESEETENIEGLNIFKGSVKRFDLPADYKIPHMGWNQIRVNDTESNNCELLRGCDDKYMYFVHSYYIDPEDKDLITAYTNYGHDVPVAIGRGNVHALQFHPEKSGANGLEILRRFVNLIE
- a CDS encoding PHP domain-containing protein — its product is MKIDTHIHSKFSKDSIMPLEDIIKYSRIENLEAIAISDHDEIGVIEAIKNVEHEGIIVIPAEEVSTTKGHIVALGISEYIKPLQTPQETVDQIHDNGGVAIAAHPYCYYRSGVGDIVRDLDVDAMETKNSRFILGMSNYMSKVVSQKYDIPAIGASDAHFIEGIGSCYTEIPQADSVDEILKYIKKGMTKACGIRTPMKAIIREVIRKKGHRTKPKTE
- a CDS encoding bifunctional 5,6,7,8-tetrahydromethanopterin hydro-lyase/3-hexulose-6-phosphate synthase, which translates into the protein MYEIGEALIGDGPELAHIDLVIGDKKGPVGTAFANNMASMSVGHTPLLAVIRPNLATKPATLIVPKVTVQNLDDVSKIFGPAQTAVGRAVADAVEEEIIPKDMVDDLVLMVNVFIDPSAKDYRKIYQYNYGATKLAIKRALEGYPSVDKVLAEKDRGTHPIMGFKAMKLWNPPYLQVALDLDNEDKMRSIIRALPKRERILIEAGTPLVKKFGVEIISKIREERPGAFIIADLKTLDVGRVEVKMAADETADAVAISGLGTNESIEKAIHECSKQGIYSILDMMNVSDIPAKLEQLKLKPNIVLLHRNIDSETMRDNDNEQQSEWGNIKEIKSKLGERGLIAVAGGVTPEKVTTALENGADIIIAGRYIIGSSDVRRAAEDFLYYMPQDSDTMRLALDEDEKI
- a CDS encoding UbiD family decarboxylase; translation: MRLIDQIDKDEIITIDEELSCEYEITKVLKKYPNDTVVFTNIKDCDMNIISGICNTRAKIAASVDTTVDNLTNSIIEATNNPTKITDIKDFSDVYANSMDADLSKLPILKYYPEDMGKYITAGVVIAKDPTTGQTNASIHRMVVNGKDELGIRIVPRNLYTYYKKAEEMGKPLEIAIAIGLEASTLLATTTSISISDNELEVANTFKDGNLTLVNCETVDIQAPECEILLEGKILPNERKSEGPFVDLTDTYDKIRDEPVIKLSRMHFKDDAYYHAILPAGNEHKLLQGLPQEPRIYNSVKNTLATVQNVVLTEGGCCWLHAVVSIKKQTEGDAKNVLMAALSAHPSLKHCVIVDDDIDIFDPNDVEYAIATRVKADDDVIIIPKARGSSLDPVSEADGTTTKMGIDATKSFRNLKDYERVSQTLEK
- a CDS encoding AIR synthase-related protein encodes the protein MDIEEFVRSNINKDKDETIEKLTEILKYYKNIPDDKALKLANVVYDEIKTTQNIDTTQIEDLMQYPHTNIKMGEFGVGSRGVGDFYVHSKIAEIIENTKTDSIVDPTQQDDGGVIKVDDTYYITTAIDGIHSRLGDYPFLAGFHTARATLRDVCVMGANPVGLISDIHLADDGDIGKILDFTAGICAVSELTDVPLISGSTLRIGGDMVLGDRLTGAVGAVGSSDKMPTARNQSQKGDIILMTQGSGGGTITTTSIYNNYPDVIECTMNVDFIKAAKLLNEYPNSSAIHAMTDITNGGINGDANEINKTTKLGIELYRENILNLIEPKVLSMLDDLKIDPFGVSIDSLMIIVDKDEYMNVMNLLNDNNIKTDVIGKITDTQKTYIKDADGSMEVLKPKFREAAYTPIKKIIDELTDNDFDESSRIIDEKTRDAIAKKDKIVASIKARYE